The DNA segment CATCAAAATTCTAATCGTTGACGGTTCAAGAAATGGCGATAAGAAAATTTAGTAAGAAGGATTACGCatcctatatatataacaaagaccaACACAGCCACTGCTACTATCATCACAAAACCATGGTACCGGAACAGGTCTTTCCCTAGTTCCCCATGGACAATATCACCAAAATATCGACTCCCgtaaaaagacatatttatatttttctacacttaTTAGCCCACTCACGTGCGCTACTTTCGcgatttactaattttaataacttgaaataagctaaaaacttaaaccattTCAGGTCTACAGGACGACTCCTACAGAATTTAGGGTATTCAAGCAGCTTGTCCCACACCCACAAAGAAAGAGGGTTTAATAACAACCTAGAGAAATAAATGACTGAAAGACACTGCCCCAAAATGATATAAGGCTCCCGCACTGGGCGAGCACCAATCCATGTTAACCTAATAAACCTACCAACCAACACTCAAAACACTACTTGATTAAACGGGTAAAAACATAAACTTCGATACTTACCTCTGTGAAGACTAGGAATTAGGTATAATACTACAATcgacaaaaacataacatatacccCCCCCGCTTTATGAGGAATTGAACGAAGGATTGCATAAGCAAACATAAAATACCACTCAGGCTGAACATGGATTGGCGTTTTTATAGGATTAGCAGGCCAATAGTTTAAATGATTCCCTAACAGCTCAGGATCCACAcacactaaatatataaaaaagaacctaAAGCAAACATAACCAAAAAGATCTTTAATAGTATAGAAGGGGTGGAAGGGCACACACATAGTACCTCTTTCAATACCCAAAGGGTTATTACTCCCTttctcatgtaaaaaaaacaggtgtaaaaaaacaaccgcCACTATCACAAACGGTAAGAGAAAGTGTAAAGTATAAAACCGCTTTAGAGTTGCATTACACACGGTCCAACCCCCTCATACATAGCGGAGCATACTCTCTCCTACTACGGGGATCACTCTAAGTATATTAGTAATAACAGTAGCCCCCCAATATGACATTTGCCCCCAAGGCAAAGTGTAACCGAGGAAAGCCTCCGCCatagttaacaaaaacaaatgcacccCAAAATACCACACTGTCTTATCTAAATAAGACCCATAATACAGCCCACGAGCAATGTGCgcataaatacagataaaaaacaTAGAGGACCCATTTGCATGAATATTACGCAACATTCATCCTTTTTCCACATTACGCATAATATGTACTACAGAATCGAATGCCATGTCTTCATGAGCAGTATAATGAGTTGACAATAAAAGACCCCTTAGAAGTTGGATAATTAGGCACAAGCCTAGTATAGAGCCAAACCTTCACCAAGCGTTTAAGTTTACAGGACAAGGCAAATCATAGAACCTGTCATTCATAATCTTCACCAACTTATTAGTACTTCGTCACGGACCAACCCTCTTAGGCGTGTTAATATTATTCACAGTATTGTTACCAACCATCTCATAAGAAAGGCCTACACCTTGTTTATGAGTTTACAGCTCACCACCTCTTCCTCGGCCACCTcatgaatttttgttatatatacaggcACAAACCCCCCGCACACCGCATTTTTTTATGAGTACACATAAgcttggacccccctttttacacCTCTGAAGACACCCAAAGTGTTAAG comes from the Mytilus trossulus isolate FHL-02 unplaced genomic scaffold, PNRI_Mtr1.1.1.hap1 h1tg001319l__unscaffolded, whole genome shotgun sequence genome and includes:
- the LOC134704240 gene encoding LOW QUALITY PROTEIN: cytochrome b-like (The sequence of the model RefSeq protein was modified relative to this genomic sequence to represent the inferred CDS: substituted 5 bases at 5 genomic stop codons) — encoded protein: MVGNNTVNNINTPKRVGPXRSTNKLVKIMNDRFYDLPCPVNLNAWXRFGSILGLCLIIQLLRGLLLSTHYTAHEDMAFDSVVHIMRNVEKGXMLRNIHANGSSMFFICIYAHIARGLYYGSYLDKTVWYFGVHLFLLTMAEAFLGYTLPWGQMSYWGATVITNILRVIPVVGESMLRYVXGGWTVCNATLKRFYTLHFLLPFVIVAVVFLHLFFLHEKGSNNPLGIERGTMCVPFHPFYTIKDLFGYVCFRFFFIYLVCVDPELLGNHLNYWPANPIKTPIHVQPEWYFMFAYAILRSIPHKAGGVYVMFLSIVVLYLIPSLHRGKYRSLCFYPFNQVVFXVLVGRFIRLTWIGARPVREPYIILGQCLSVIYFSRLLLNPLSLWVWDKLLEYPKFCRSRPVDLKWFKFLAYFKLLKLVNRESSAREWANKCRKI